Proteins from a single region of Ammoniphilus oxalaticus:
- a CDS encoding (2Fe-2S)-binding protein, whose translation MRAHDTAKSVVQFHVNGETHEAVIRSADTLLHTLRVQLGLTGAKKSCENGDCGACTVLVNDQPMHACLSLAIETIGQPIKTIEGLMGSPIQETFVDHWAIQCGYCTPGFIVNCHALAEQHPQADDNTIEDWMQSNLCRCTGYQEIKEAVKAVLNQKNQS comes from the coding sequence ATGAGGGCGCATGACACAGCTAAATCAGTCGTTCAGTTTCACGTAAATGGGGAAACGCATGAAGCGGTGATCCGCTCAGCCGATACGCTACTACATACGTTACGTGTTCAGCTAGGCTTAACTGGGGCTAAAAAAAGTTGCGAAAATGGCGATTGCGGCGCTTGTACCGTATTAGTTAATGACCAACCGATGCACGCTTGCCTATCTTTGGCGATCGAGACGATTGGTCAACCGATTAAGACGATAGAAGGGTTGATGGGTTCCCCGATTCAAGAGACGTTTGTTGATCATTGGGCAATTCAGTGCGGATATTGCACACCTGGTTTCATAGTAAACTGTCACGCCCTGGCTGAGCAACACCCACAAGCGGATGATAATACAATTGAGGATTGGATGCAATCGAACCTCTGTCGTTGCACGGGGTATCAAGAGATTAAAGAGGCGGTAAAAGCGGTTTTAAATCAAAAAAATCAATCTTAA
- a CDS encoding nucleotidyltransferase family protein, protein MLANGKSRRMGVNKLWLPYRGKPIIEAVIAKAKEANLQGVYVVISEVDHALNRLVKRYGCQAVTLNCSRKGIGYSLASAIRRLPMQAQAAMVLLADQPQIHVQDMSGIKQQFKTWRMRITEDEPCIIQTRYRRGEEGHPTLFSSHFFSELAMLKGDIGAKKLIGQYSCHVQLHISNHLYPPDVDTTTDYLRLITDIGGMKP, encoded by the coding sequence ATTTTAGCCAATGGGAAATCGAGACGGATGGGAGTAAATAAACTGTGGCTACCTTATCGGGGTAAGCCGATCATTGAGGCCGTGATAGCAAAAGCTAAAGAAGCAAATTTGCAGGGCGTGTACGTTGTGATTTCGGAAGTGGATCATGCTTTAAATCGTCTGGTGAAGCGATACGGTTGTCAGGCCGTCACCCTTAATTGTTCTAGGAAAGGAATTGGATACAGCCTAGCGTCAGCGATCCGACGGTTGCCTATGCAGGCTCAAGCGGCGATGGTGTTGCTCGCTGATCAACCGCAAATACATGTTCAAGATATGAGCGGTATTAAACAGCAGTTTAAAACGTGGCGCATGCGGATCACTGAAGATGAGCCTTGTATTATCCAGACTCGCTATCGTAGGGGGGAAGAGGGGCACCCAACGCTTTTTTCAAGTCACTTTTTTAGCGAATTAGCCATGTTAAAAGGGGATATAGGGGCAAAAAAACTGATCGGACAATACTCATGTCATGTTCAACTACATATTAGCAATCACCTTTATCCTCCCGACGTCGATACAACAACCGATTACCTGCGCCTTATCACTGATATAGGAGGGATGAAGCCGTGA
- a CDS encoding XdhC family protein, whose translation MTITLQTVKENPHQTFALVTIIGVIGSAYRREGAKMLISGDGQLYGMVSSGCLEEDLRAHAEDTLKSNQTKIVMYDLRHEDDLSWGRGIGCNGSIKTLVEPIKWDASWTQVDQWLQQGKSVVSITPLHGDMARPRVFWTDEEQLCLGDIDGSLLALKPETETLIERGIKLDLLGDVLFEVYHPKDPLYIFGAGVDVEPLVCLLSSLHFEITLIDPRENRCNVTHFPKANRHVVQHPVTFLDEYSLSERSYVIVMTHSFEWDQQIIQRLFHVPLGYVGVLGPRQRTTRLLSGKLIPSWLHTPIGLPLQAEGAEEISVSIAAELLKIRNHRRKSRSGRSSSV comes from the coding sequence ATGACCATTACGCTACAAACTGTAAAAGAAAATCCACATCAGACTTTTGCTTTAGTGACAATCATCGGTGTTATCGGCTCCGCATATCGTCGCGAAGGAGCTAAAATGTTAATCAGTGGAGATGGCCAGTTGTATGGGATGGTTTCTAGTGGTTGTTTGGAAGAAGACCTGCGCGCTCACGCTGAAGATACGTTGAAATCGAATCAGACGAAAATCGTTATGTATGATTTGCGACATGAAGATGATTTATCGTGGGGCCGCGGAATCGGTTGCAACGGTTCGATTAAAACGCTAGTCGAACCGATTAAGTGGGACGCAAGCTGGACGCAAGTCGATCAATGGTTACAACAGGGGAAATCAGTCGTTTCCATAACGCCGCTCCATGGGGATATGGCCCGACCGCGGGTGTTTTGGACGGATGAGGAACAGCTCTGTTTGGGAGACATAGACGGATCATTGCTGGCTTTAAAGCCTGAAACCGAAACGTTGATCGAGCGCGGCATCAAACTTGACTTATTAGGTGATGTTTTATTTGAGGTGTATCATCCTAAAGATCCTCTTTATATTTTTGGGGCGGGTGTGGACGTCGAACCGCTTGTTTGCTTACTTTCCTCTTTACATTTTGAGATCACATTGATTGATCCGAGGGAAAATCGTTGTAATGTGACCCATTTCCCTAAGGCAAATCGACATGTTGTTCAACATCCCGTCACCTTCCTGGATGAATATTCGTTGTCCGAACGGAGTTATGTTATTGTGATGACTCATTCCTTCGAATGGGATCAACAGATTATCCAACGTTTATTTCATGTTCCGTTGGGGTATGTTGGAGTATTAGGACCGAGACAAAGAACAACGCGATTGTTGAGCGGAAAATTAATACCGAGTTGGTTACACACCCCGATTGGCTTGCCGCTGCAAGCGGAAGGAGCCGAAGAAATCAGTGTGAGCATCGCCGCCGAATTATTGAAGATAAGAAATCATAGACGGAAAAGCAGATCGGGGCGTAGCTCCTCTGTTTAG
- a CDS encoding YIEGIA family protein, with protein sequence MTIGKYLIPVLIGIAFGYIARTALLRTDFRQYPTYPQGRIIHLSFGFIAAFIGAVAVPSLLESDWTAVTFLGLAATQFREVRKMERDTLEKIDEQELVKRGTPFIEGMAQAFESRNYLVMFTAIVATLFSVFNAWLGVVSGFVMLVVVKLLNNASKSLADVAEIKEGQIRFEGPTMFVDDILIKNVGLASTRKTIEEKAVGIIVIPKSEDAIVTLSHPGQRQAMIHHICNILGAYIDTGEADFVPLSKRDLDDGRIGIFVMPREREFKQVYAVLKKVPILDSAIRLPSEAHKGKGS encoded by the coding sequence GTGACAATCGGAAAATACCTTATTCCCGTGTTAATCGGGATTGCGTTTGGTTATATTGCTCGTACCGCTTTATTGCGCACGGATTTTCGCCAGTATCCCACTTATCCGCAGGGGAGAATCATCCACCTTTCGTTTGGCTTTATAGCCGCTTTTATTGGGGCGGTCGCTGTTCCTTCTTTATTGGAATCGGATTGGACCGCGGTTACCTTTTTAGGACTGGCCGCTACCCAATTTCGGGAAGTGCGGAAAATGGAAAGAGATACATTGGAAAAGATTGATGAACAGGAATTAGTGAAGCGAGGCACCCCTTTTATTGAAGGGATGGCCCAAGCGTTTGAAAGTCGTAACTACTTGGTTATGTTTACAGCGATAGTCGCCACTTTGTTTTCTGTTTTCAATGCTTGGCTTGGTGTGGTTAGCGGATTCGTGATGTTGGTTGTTGTTAAATTATTGAACAATGCTTCAAAATCTCTGGCTGATGTCGCTGAAATTAAAGAGGGTCAAATCCGCTTTGAAGGTCCAACAATGTTTGTCGATGACATTTTGATTAAAAATGTGGGATTGGCTTCGACCCGGAAAACGATTGAAGAGAAAGCGGTCGGTATTATCGTCATCCCGAAAAGCGAGGATGCGATTGTCACCTTGTCGCACCCGGGGCAACGGCAAGCAATGATTCATCACATTTGTAATATTTTGGGGGCGTATATCGACACAGGCGAAGCTGATTTTGTGCCGCTTTCAAAACGTGATTTAGATGATGGACGGATTGGTATCTTTGTGATGCCGCGTGAACGGGAATTTAAGCAAGTGTATGCTGTGTTGAAAAAGGTTCCAATCTTAGATAGCGCGATTCGCTTGCCGAGTGAGGCGCATAAAGGAAAGGGGTCGTAA
- a CDS encoding capping complex subunit for YIEGIA: protein MAEHQTGIVAVVTTDMQKAQSGGSPVFFANNPTELEMISASLSNILDAAAHEITSELMIIVRH, encoded by the coding sequence ATGGCGGAACATCAAACAGGGATCGTCGCGGTTGTTACGACAGATATGCAAAAAGCGCAAAGCGGAGGTTCCCCCGTATTTTTCGCGAATAATCCCACGGAGTTAGAGATGATCAGCGCTTCATTAAGCAATATTTTAGATGCGGCTGCGCATGAAATAACGTCCGAACTTATGATTATCGTTAGACATTAA
- a CDS encoding response regulator transcription factor — protein MLTKGKSILVVEDDHKIRELVRIYLEKEGYEVYEASDGEEAIDLFKSVDPCFVILDLMLPNMSGEEVCQKIRGEFKAQAPIIMLTAKVAEVDRIKGLKMGADDYVTKPFSPAELIARVESVLRRTGHRCGKITYRGLTVKPIRGEAHFRGESLLLTQHEFKLLYFLMRHPNHILSREQMIDELYPQQEKIVSERTIDVHVANLREKLTKFEQQEWIETVRGMGYRFVAY, from the coding sequence ATGTTAACCAAAGGCAAGTCGATCCTCGTCGTGGAGGATGATCATAAAATTCGTGAGCTTGTCCGCATTTACTTAGAAAAGGAAGGCTATGAAGTATATGAAGCGAGTGATGGGGAAGAGGCGATTGATCTATTTAAAAGCGTGGATCCTTGCTTTGTCATTTTAGATTTAATGTTGCCGAACATGTCGGGAGAGGAAGTGTGCCAGAAAATTCGCGGGGAATTTAAAGCCCAAGCGCCGATTATTATGTTAACTGCAAAGGTAGCGGAGGTTGATCGAATCAAAGGATTGAAAATGGGCGCGGACGATTACGTGACCAAACCGTTTAGTCCCGCCGAATTGATTGCCAGGGTAGAGTCAGTGCTTAGGAGAACGGGGCATCGATGCGGAAAAATTACATACCGTGGGTTAACGGTTAAACCGATCCGAGGCGAGGCGCATTTTCGGGGTGAATCTCTGTTGCTCACTCAACATGAATTTAAGCTACTTTACTTTTTAATGCGGCATCCAAACCATATTTTATCGCGGGAACAAATGATCGATGAACTGTACCCTCAACAGGAAAAGATCGTATCGGAGCGAACAATTGATGTTCACGTCGCGAATTTGCGAGAAAAGTTAACGAAATTTGAACAACAAGAATGGATTGAAACGGTTCGTGGAATGGGGTATCGCTTTGTCGCCTATTAA
- a CDS encoding sensor histidine kinase, translating to MSPIKTRSWMRSILWKLIVINGLVIGIAIWLAGVSVKDYACLLVNQYPFVSQQQSAHFNETMQQYLFKASLIAVLIAAFIHYFFVKKLLTPLQKLSEATQQLATGQYPLALPVSSHDEVGQLTADFNYLSAKLKQTEQLRQKMVTDIAHELRTPLTNINGYLEALGAGVMEGNKTLYQSLHEESQRMTRLVDQLHQLNVWESRCLTENRTALVSLKELLDDCLASFSLAFENQGMTARSEMTECRLIVDPDGIKQVISNLLKNALQYDQAGWVKIVGKKEQAFYRIMITNEGVPIPQAEAELLFDRFYRLDPSRSRDSGGAGLGLAIVKEIIDQHQGEVGLLTNGKEHTFWFTLPLN from the coding sequence TTGTCGCCTATTAAAACTCGATCTTGGATGCGTAGTATTTTATGGAAGTTGATCGTGATTAATGGCTTGGTCATTGGGATTGCGATTTGGCTTGCGGGTGTCTCTGTCAAAGATTATGCCTGTCTGTTAGTCAACCAGTATCCCTTTGTTAGTCAGCAACAAAGCGCCCATTTTAATGAAACGATGCAACAGTATTTGTTTAAAGCGAGTTTGATCGCAGTGTTGATCGCCGCCTTCATTCACTATTTTTTTGTAAAAAAGCTGTTGACTCCACTGCAAAAATTAAGTGAAGCCACTCAGCAACTAGCAACAGGGCAGTATCCATTAGCATTGCCTGTCTCCTCACATGATGAGGTAGGGCAACTAACCGCAGATTTTAACTATTTGAGCGCCAAACTTAAACAAACCGAACAGTTACGCCAAAAGATGGTGACGGACATCGCCCATGAATTACGCACGCCGCTCACGAACATTAACGGTTATCTGGAAGCGTTGGGCGCGGGGGTGATGGAGGGGAATAAGACATTATATCAATCATTGCATGAAGAATCGCAGCGGATGACACGGCTCGTGGATCAACTGCATCAATTAAATGTGTGGGAATCGCGCTGTTTAACAGAAAATAGAACCGCTCTTGTTTCTCTTAAAGAACTATTGGATGACTGTTTAGCTAGTTTCTCCTTGGCCTTTGAAAATCAGGGGATGACTGCGCGTTCCGAGATGACCGAATGTCGGCTGATCGTGGACCCTGATGGAATAAAACAGGTTATCAGTAATTTACTGAAGAACGCGCTGCAATACGACCAAGCAGGGTGGGTGAAAATCGTTGGAAAAAAAGAACAGGCCTTTTATCGTATTATGATAACGAACGAGGGCGTCCCCATTCCGCAAGCAGAGGCTGAATTACTATTTGATCGATTTTATCGATTAGATCCTTCGCGTAGCCGCGATTCAGGAGGAGCTGGACTGGGCCTTGCTATCGTGAAAGAAATTATCGATCAACATCAAGGAGAAGTTGGGTTGCTGACGAATGGAAAAGAACATACTTTTTGGTTTACTTTACCGCTTAATTAA
- a CDS encoding cytochrome c biogenesis CcdA family protein, which translates to MSNISLFFAFTAGLFSFFSPCIFPLIPAYVANLTGSQIEGGKVIVSRRVLMIRSLYFILGFSAIFMLMGASASALGQLFAAYRDLLAKISGFLIIVFGMQMAGLLTLRFLMMEKRFQVNSDRKKNNWTSFALGLAFGTGWTPCVGLALSSILLLAGSSDTLYNGLFLLTIYSLGLGLPFLMISWLVTYSLGVVRKVNQWLPRLSIVNGWILIAMGFLLFTGQLQKLSAWLATFTPFVY; encoded by the coding sequence GTGAGCAATATTTCTCTGTTCTTTGCTTTTACAGCAGGTTTGTTTTCATTTTTTTCCCCGTGTATCTTCCCATTAATCCCAGCTTATGTCGCTAATTTGACGGGCTCGCAAATTGAAGGAGGAAAAGTGATCGTCTCTAGACGAGTGCTTATGATCCGCTCGCTCTATTTCATCCTTGGTTTTAGCGCTATTTTCATGCTGATGGGGGCGTCTGCGAGCGCTTTAGGACAACTATTTGCCGCGTATCGCGATCTATTGGCAAAAATAAGCGGTTTTTTAATCATTGTGTTTGGGATGCAAATGGCGGGTTTGCTTACGCTTCGCTTTTTGATGATGGAGAAACGATTTCAGGTTAATTCGGATCGAAAGAAAAACAATTGGACTTCGTTTGCGCTTGGCCTCGCCTTTGGAACAGGTTGGACGCCATGCGTTGGATTGGCTTTGTCGTCAATTCTATTGCTGGCTGGTTCATCAGACACGTTATATAACGGCTTGTTTTTATTGACGATCTATTCACTTGGCCTTGGTTTGCCCTTTTTAATGATTTCTTGGCTTGTCACGTATTCGCTTGGCGTTGTGCGGAAAGTAAACCAGTGGTTACCACGCTTATCGATTGTCAACGGCTGGATTTTAATTGCGATGGGATTCCTGTTATTTACAGGTCAATTGCAAAAACTTAGCGCATGGTTAGCGACATTTACACCATTTGTTTACTAG
- a CDS encoding peroxiredoxin family protein, whose product MNKNMIAILALLGLVAWGIFDMGKSNSGSEELSVQEESQAPIGLAQGYLAPDFELETIDGNKVKLSDYRGKKVLLNMWASWCPPCRAEIPDMQQFYEQNVDQNVVVLGVNLTSAERQPERIPRFIEEFGMTFPIVLDEQSNVSDRYQVSSIPTSFILDSQGVIQQKIVGPMDREMMEQLMFSID is encoded by the coding sequence ATGAATAAGAATATGATTGCCATCCTCGCGTTGCTTGGCCTTGTAGCTTGGGGCATTTTTGATATGGGAAAAAGCAACAGCGGGTCTGAAGAATTAAGCGTTCAGGAAGAGAGCCAAGCGCCGATTGGACTTGCCCAAGGGTATCTTGCGCCTGATTTTGAATTGGAAACGATCGATGGGAACAAAGTGAAACTATCAGATTATCGCGGTAAAAAAGTGCTGCTCAACATGTGGGCGAGCTGGTGTCCGCCATGTCGCGCTGAAATACCGGACATGCAACAATTTTATGAGCAGAATGTGGACCAAAATGTAGTTGTTTTAGGTGTGAATTTAACATCAGCGGAAAGGCAACCCGAAAGAATTCCACGTTTTATTGAAGAATTCGGGATGACTTTTCCAATCGTTCTTGATGAACAAAGCAATGTCTCTGATCGGTATCAGGTTTCTTCCATCCCCACGAGCTTTATTCTTGACTCGCAAGGCGTAATCCAACAAAAAATCGTTGGACCGATGGACCGCGAAATGATGGAACAATTAATGTTTAGCATTGATTAA
- a CDS encoding AAA family ATPase, producing MADNMADIDTHNEIIEYKFSSILAELPGINQEAKDNMMKEFSSLSMYYKNTLLDQLEKFESTRAKFIDSFLFDSNQMDMEQIEQEHWGSLGEVLKAKADARATAVKTANAVRAAEKQKEQVVTPPKFSKKIEKKNYASMQNLDDLIGLEKVKVKIRELVALTEMSKYRQQYNLKPQTQALHMIFKGNPGTGKTTVARLLGQILHEIGVLSKGHVIELDRSHLVSRYQGDIEQRIVQYAEEAKGGILFIDEVYSLHQPGDHNDQGKQGIEVLLKVIEDKRDDFICIGAGYVDRVNQFLGSNPGLLSRFPIHIDFDDYSNEELHDIAISMFEERDYKIDDSFTDQFMECLEEERKKDNFANGRIVRNIVEAAIREQSLRLFDMDREITEKELIEICGTDFKYEPVVLESENKKTSKDESKAKADEGESVEQAKETETANA from the coding sequence ATGGCAGACAACATGGCGGATATCGACACGCATAATGAGATTATTGAGTATAAATTCTCAAGTATACTAGCGGAATTACCAGGAATTAATCAAGAAGCTAAAGATAATATGATGAAGGAATTTTCATCTCTTAGCATGTACTATAAGAACACATTGTTAGATCAACTTGAAAAGTTTGAATCTACGAGAGCGAAGTTTATTGATAGCTTCTTATTTGATAGTAATCAAATGGATATGGAGCAAATTGAGCAAGAACACTGGGGAAGCCTAGGTGAGGTGCTTAAGGCGAAAGCAGACGCGCGCGCAACAGCGGTTAAAACAGCTAACGCAGTGCGAGCAGCCGAGAAGCAGAAAGAACAAGTTGTCACACCTCCGAAATTCAGTAAAAAGATAGAAAAGAAAAATTACGCGTCGATGCAAAATCTTGACGATTTAATTGGACTTGAAAAAGTCAAGGTGAAGATCAGGGAGTTAGTTGCTTTAACGGAGATGTCTAAATATCGTCAACAATACAACTTAAAACCCCAAACACAAGCGCTTCATATGATTTTTAAAGGAAATCCAGGAACAGGTAAGACGACGGTCGCTCGTTTATTAGGACAAATTTTACATGAAATCGGCGTATTAAGTAAAGGTCATGTTATCGAACTGGATCGTTCCCATCTTGTGTCCCGTTACCAAGGGGATATTGAGCAACGAATCGTCCAATACGCGGAAGAAGCTAAAGGCGGCATCTTGTTTATTGATGAAGTGTACAGCTTACATCAACCAGGTGATCATAATGACCAAGGAAAACAAGGGATTGAAGTGTTGCTTAAAGTTATTGAGGATAAGCGTGATGATTTCATTTGTATCGGAGCGGGTTATGTCGATCGAGTGAATCAATTCCTAGGTAGTAACCCAGGTCTGTTGTCACGTTTCCCGATTCACATTGATTTCGATGATTATTCAAATGAAGAGTTGCATGACATTGCGATTAGCATGTTTGAGGAACGGGATTATAAGATTGATGACTCTTTCACAGACCAATTTATGGAATGTCTAGAGGAAGAAAGAAAGAAAGACAACTTTGCGAACGGCCGAATCGTTAGAAATATTGTGGAAGCTGCAATCCGTGAACAGTCGTTGCGTCTGTTTGATATGGATCGAGAGATCACAGAAAAAGAATTGATCGAAATTTGCGGAACAGATTTCAAATACGAACCTGTCGTTTTAGAAAGTGAAAATAAAAAGACATCGAAGGATGAATCAAAAGCCAAAGCTGACGAAGGTGAATCGGTCGAGCAAGCGAAAGAAACCGAAACTGCAAATGCTTAG
- a CDS encoding NAD(P)/FAD-dependent oxidoreductase translates to MNKTIVIGAGILGASTAYHLSKLGAGQVIIVDRQDEGQATDAAAGIICPWISQRRNQAWYELAKNGAKYYPHLIAELEQVGQGETGYASVGALRLHTEREKIIQIEQRALTRKESAPEMGSLTVLNPAETSQLFPILDHGYHSLQVSGAARIDGRALREALLHAAKQNGASFIKGDAHLRWDHLTGGSGKKRIIGVKVNGHSIDASQVIVCAGAWARSIFQPLGIDLRVQFQKAQIVHLHLPNYQTKRWPVIMPPGNQYLLSFKGGRVVVGTTYEETTDHSDTRATAGGIHEILTKAIEIAPGLMSSAYLETRVGFRPYTPGFLPIIGSIPGWDGVLLANGLGASGLTVGPYLGFELAKLALGLNIDIDLKLYDIKGALG, encoded by the coding sequence TTGAATAAAACCATTGTTATCGGAGCTGGAATTCTCGGCGCTTCAACCGCATATCATTTAAGTAAACTTGGAGCTGGACAAGTAATTATTGTTGATCGGCAAGATGAAGGACAAGCTACCGATGCGGCGGCAGGTATTATTTGTCCTTGGATCTCGCAGCGCAGAAATCAAGCTTGGTACGAATTAGCCAAAAATGGGGCAAAATATTACCCGCATTTGATCGCTGAATTGGAACAAGTCGGGCAAGGGGAGACAGGTTACGCCTCAGTTGGAGCGCTTCGTCTGCATACAGAAAGGGAGAAAATTATTCAAATTGAACAACGGGCCTTAACCAGAAAGGAAAGCGCGCCTGAAATGGGAAGTCTAACCGTGTTAAATCCAGCAGAAACATCTCAATTATTTCCGATATTGGATCACGGGTACCATTCATTGCAAGTTTCTGGAGCGGCTCGAATCGATGGACGCGCTTTGCGAGAAGCTTTACTCCATGCTGCGAAACAGAACGGCGCTTCATTTATAAAAGGGGATGCGCATTTACGTTGGGATCATCTTACTGGAGGTTCAGGTAAAAAACGAATTATCGGTGTAAAAGTGAATGGCCATTCGATTGACGCTTCGCAAGTCATTGTTTGCGCGGGCGCGTGGGCTCGCTCTATTTTTCAACCGTTAGGAATTGATCTGCGTGTTCAATTCCAAAAAGCGCAAATTGTTCACCTCCACCTGCCGAATTATCAAACGAAACGGTGGCCGGTGATTATGCCTCCGGGTAATCAATATTTATTGTCTTTTAAAGGTGGTCGAGTTGTTGTTGGAACTACCTATGAAGAAACGACTGATCATTCTGATACGCGGGCGACGGCCGGCGGGATTCATGAGATCCTAACGAAAGCAATTGAGATAGCTCCAGGATTAATGTCAAGCGCTTATCTTGAAACGCGTGTTGGATTTAGACCGTACACACCTGGTTTTTTACCGATTATTGGGTCTATACCTGGTTGGGATGGCGTATTGTTAGCAAATGGGTTAGGCGCATCAGGTCTAACAGTCGGTCCTTACCTCGGTTTTGAATTAGCGAAACTCGCATTAGGTCTTAATATCGATATAGATTTAAAATTATATGATATAAAAGGGGCGTTAGGTTGA
- a CDS encoding DUF2203 domain-containing protein, giving the protein MSSRKHFTLAEARRVLPIVTEELIRLQKLQKEFHQKLLLLRTLNADERFKLECNLEFLNIQAKLHARNITSQGALLKDVDLGLVDFPSSLDGEEILLCWKLGEKDIEYYHGLQEGFRGRKKIKPD; this is encoded by the coding sequence GTGTCAAGTAGAAAACACTTCACCCTTGCAGAAGCGCGGCGGGTTCTCCCCATTGTTACAGAGGAACTTATTCGCTTACAAAAGTTACAAAAAGAATTTCATCAAAAATTGCTTCTGTTACGCACCTTGAACGCAGATGAACGTTTTAAATTAGAATGTAATTTAGAGTTTTTAAATATTCAAGCGAAACTTCACGCTCGCAACATTACATCCCAAGGGGCGTTGTTAAAAGATGTCGACCTTGGTTTAGTGGATTTTCCATCATCGTTGGATGGAGAAGAAATTTTACTTTGTTGGAAACTAGGGGAGAAGGATATTGAATACTATCATGGTCTTCAAGAAGGTTTTCGCGGTCGAAAGAAAATTAAACCGGATTAG
- a CDS encoding DMT family transporter — translation MSQSNWKLYLMLGFATACWGTAFIAGKFATEVWHPYMVAFLRFFGASLLLYPYMKWKEPNPPSITRNDWALFAILGLSGCSLYNVFFFIATQKAPIIKSALVIAWNPILISIFAGLFLKETITRSHILGSIVATIGVVIIIAKGSINDLIALRFEPIDAILLGAVVCWATYSVVGKVVLKKFSPVVSTTYACLFGTFFLIPAAIVTFNWQEFQQATWVAWISVLDTAVLVSVVSFIMYYQGIRELGAAKASIFINFMPLSA, via the coding sequence ATGTCACAGTCAAATTGGAAATTGTATTTAATGCTTGGGTTTGCAACCGCATGTTGGGGGACCGCATTTATTGCTGGGAAATTCGCAACAGAAGTTTGGCATCCTTATATGGTTGCTTTTTTACGCTTTTTTGGGGCATCCCTCCTACTCTACCCATATATGAAATGGAAAGAACCAAATCCACCTTCCATCACACGGAATGACTGGGCGCTGTTTGCAATTCTCGGTTTATCCGGATGTTCGCTTTACAATGTCTTTTTTTTCATCGCCACTCAGAAAGCGCCAATTATTAAAAGCGCTTTAGTCATTGCCTGGAATCCGATCTTAATTTCAATTTTTGCTGGACTATTTTTAAAAGAGACAATTACCCGTTCTCATATACTTGGTTCAATTGTTGCAACAATCGGCGTTGTCATCATTATTGCAAAGGGCAGTATCAACGATCTCATCGCTCTTCGTTTCGAACCGATCGACGCTATTTTATTAGGCGCAGTTGTCTGCTGGGCAACATATAGCGTCGTAGGAAAAGTTGTGCTCAAAAAATTTTCGCCTGTCGTATCGACTACATATGCTTGTTTATTTGGTACATTTTTTCTCATTCCGGCCGCAATAGTCACCTTTAATTGGCAAGAGTTTCAACAAGCAACTTGGGTGGCTTGGATTTCAGTTTTAGACACTGCCGTTTTGGTCAGTGTCGTTAGCTTCATTATGTATTACCAAGGGATACGTGAACTCGGCGCAGCAAAAGCTTCTATTTTTATTAACTTCATGCCACTCTCCGCTTAA